A stretch of DNA from Manihot esculenta cultivar AM560-2 chromosome 7, M.esculenta_v8, whole genome shotgun sequence:
ttttaaaatGGGTCATAAAATTAAGGCGATTAGGGAGAGGCTAGCTGATATTCAAGGTGATAGAAAATTTAAGTTAGAGGTTCGAACTGATCAGGAGAGGATTGCATGGAGGGATCAAACTGAGTCCACTTTACCTGAAGTGGTTATTGGGAGAGAGGGTGACCAAAAGGCAATTACAGAACTTGTATTATCTTCCAATAGTGAAGAAAGTGTTTCAGTTCTCTCAATTGTTGGAATTGGAGGGTTAGGGAAGACGACTCTTGCTCAAATCATATTCAATGATGAACTGATTAAGAATTCATTTAAGCGAAGAATATGGGTGTGTGTTTCAGATCCTTTTGATGTGAAAATGGTTGTTAGAAAGATTCTAGAGTCTGCAACAGAGAAGAAACCAGAAGATCTTGAGTTAGAAGCACTGAAATCTCAACTTGGAAGAATTATTGatggaaagaaatatctgcttGTTCTAGATGATGTGTGGAATGAGAATAGAGAAAAATGGCAGAATTTAAAGAGATTATTAGTGGGTGGCTCTAGTGGAAGTAAGATATTAATAACCACTCGCTCTAAAAAGGTGGCAGATATATCTAGCACAGTAGCACCACATGTTTTGGAAGGGTTGTCTCCTGATGAGTCTTGGTCTTTGTTTTTGCATGTAGCACTTGAGGGGCAGGAGCCGAAACATGCAAATGTAAGAGAGATTGGAGAGGAGATTTTGAAGAAATGTTGTGGAGTTCCTCTTGCTATAAAAACTATCGCAAGTCTCTTGTATGAGAAAAATCCAGAAACTGAGTGGCCGCTCTTTTTAAGAAATGAACTCTCAAGAATAAGTCAAGACGATAATGATATTGTGCCAACACTGAAGCTAAGGTTATGATCATCTACCATCACATTTGAAGCATTGTTTTGCATACTGTGCTTTATGTCCAAAAGATTATGAGATTGACGTGAAAACATTAATCCATCTTTGGGTTGCACAAGGGTTTGTTGAGGCACCAATTACGAGTGATCGTCTTGAGGATATTGGGCTTGAATATTTTATGAAACTATGGTGGAGGTCATTTTTTCAAGAGGTGAAAAGAGATAGGTTTGGAAATATCGAAAGCTGTaaaatgcatgatttaatgcaCGATCTCGCAACCACAGTGGGTGGGACAAGGATCCAGCTAGTAAATTCTGATACACCAAATATTGATGAGAAAACCCAACATGTAGCATTGAATTTGGATGTTgcaccacaagaaattcttaatAATGCAAAAAGACCACGATCATTTCTTTTGCTTGAGAAACATGATTACAATAAGCTgtttattcataaaaatttaaggtGGATGCGTGcttatgatatgaatgattgTGGCATTGAGAAGGTGGATGGTTGTATAAAAATGCTAAAACATCTAAGGTATTTTGGTGTTTCTGGGAATGTGAAACTTAGGACACTTCCAAATTCTATTACGGATTTGCTGAATTTACGAGTATTAAATGTCTCTAATTGTTGCAAGCTCAAAGAATTGCCTAGAGATATTAAAAAGCTTGTGAATCTTAGGCATTTATATTGTGAAGGTTGTAAGTCTTTGACTCATATGCCCCGTGGGCTTGGGCAGTTGAGTTCACTTCAGACGTTGTCACAGTTCGTAGTGGCAAATGGGCATATTTCCTCAAAAGATGTtggaaaaataaatgaattgaaTAAACTTAACAATTTGAGGGGAAGTCTTGAAATTACAAATCTAGGATTTGTGGATAATAAGATTGTAAATGTTAATTTGAAAGAGAAGCCactccttcaatcattggtatTACATTGGAAGGAGAGTTGGGAAGATTCAAATGTTGATAGAGATGAAATGGCATTTCAAAATCTCCAACCACATCCCAATCTTAAAGAGTTAAATGTGGTTCGCTATGGAGGCAGGAGGTTCCCAAGTTGGTTCTCTTCCCTCACGAATCTTGTCCAACTCCATATATGCAATGGCAATGGATGTCAGCATCTCCCACCAATGGATCAAATCCCTTCTCTTCAAAATTTACAGATTTGGACATTAGATAATTTAGAATACATGGAGATTGAGGGACAACAAACATCATTCTTTCCATCCCTAAAGACTCTCAATCTACATGGTTGTCCTAAGCTTAAAGGATGGCAGAAGAAGAGGGATGATTCGACCGCACTTGAGCTACTCAAATTTCCTTGTCTTTCATATTTCTCTTGTAATAACTGCCCGAGTTTGACCTCCATCCCTCAGTTTCCATCTCTCGATGAATCACTAAATTTGCAAAAAGCAAGCCCACAACTTGTGCACCAAATATTTACACCCtcaatctcttcttcttcctcaatcATTCCTCCTCTCTCTAAATTGAAGCACCTTTCGATTGTGTACATTGAAGAGCTCGAATCTCTACCTCGAGATGGACTGCGGAATCTCACTTGTCTTCAAAGACTAACCATTGGGTTTTGCCCGGCATTAAAGTGTCTGCCTCAGGAGATGCGTTCCCTCACCTCGTTACGAGAATTGAATATCGAGATATGTCCCCAATTGAAGAAAAGATGTGGAAATAAAAAGGGTGCGGATTGGGAATTCATTTCACACATCCAAAATATTAAAGTTGATAGACAAACAATTCAAAAGGAGGGCCGGTATCTACTGGATGATGAAGCTTCGGGTAAGTTGGTGCTTTTTCTTTCCAATTTGCAAATTGAACTTCTATGAGAAAATCTCCACTCTATGATTCTATTACACAGATCAGTGAAGGATAAGTTTTCAACTGTTGGATGTGTTTCTTCCAAAATGAGCAGGGTATTGCTTTTGAGTTCGTAAGTATCCTTTTGTCATTATTTCTTTACAATCAAggtcaataataaaatttatttgctttataataaaattttaaccctTTTTTTCCCCACATATACAGGCTCATCAAGCTAGAGGAATCATTTATTTGTTTTGTACGCACCTCAAAATCTAATAAATTGGGAAGTGAGAAACAAATTCAAAGAGATTTTAAATGCATTGGCAGGTCATTCTTCTAAccatcatttttatttatattttaatgtaattctgCCTTCATTGCTTTCATGTATATAATGGATTAATTTTGACTCTATGTGCAGAAGTTTGAGCCGGGCTGTTAGATGGTGGTGCTCTTGGTGCATATGTTCTTGGCGAGTGGGATATgctttttgaataattttaactgGATtagacttttcttttctttattttttttccccaTTCTATGTGGAACTAATTATATTCCATTATACAACAATGTATAAAATATATGCAGGATGCTCTGGAAAGATACAACAAAATGAAAGGCAATGGCCCTGAGAGATTAGTTTCAGGTTCTGATGATTTTACTATGTTTCTCTGGGAACCTGCTGTTAGCACACACCCTAAAACTCGTTTGACAGGTCATCAACAGGTATGAAGTATATGATTGCATGCTGTTCTGGTTGCAATTGTAGTTTGTTGGTGGCACTTTATGGGCAATGCAATGTAAAGAATCTAAAACTTTATCTGGCAGTCGATTCCATTACTTTTACCCGAGTTCTCTTTTTAGCACTTTAACCCATTATGTGCAGCTGTCTCTCTTCCATCTGACTTTCCACTGTGTACATATCTTGTgtgtttctctctctctctctctctctctctgagaGACTACATAGTTATCGAACATTTCCTTTTTGGTTGACATCCCCACTACTACACTGAACTATTCTCTGAAGGGCTTGAAGGTGATCATTCCATCTTCCTGTTCTGCAGATTTAAATTATTGTATTGACTCTGAGCTTCTCTGTCTATGTGACCTTGATGTTTCTCCACGTTGGATATGCATgtcgtctctctctcttgtCATAGTGTTTCCGCTTGTTTGCTTATTGCATTTGGTGAATGCAGACCATGACAATAGTGGCATACTGTTATGGATAAGGGCCTTAATTTGTCTTGTAACTTTTTATCTTCGTATATAATAAGTCAGCTTTCATATTTAGCACATATATTGTTTTAGTACTCGGTGCTGAAAGTGTTGAACAGCTTCTTGTCGGTTGCTACAGCTTGTAAATCATGTTTACTTCTCACCTGATGGGCAATGGGTGGCTAGTGCCTCATTTGATAGGTCAGTCAAGCTGTGGAATGGTGTAACTGGAAAATTCGTTGCTGCTTTTCGCGGTCATGTTGGGCCGGTTTATCAAATCAGGTTTGAGTTGTTCTAATGGTTTTCATTTTTCTGTACCAATACTTCACGGTGTGAATCTTAATGTTGCATGATGTTCCACAGTTGGTCAGCTGACAGTAGGCTTCTTTTAAGTGGAAGCAAAGACTCCATGCTGAAGGTAAACTTTACTTCCTGTTAGCCCTTTATTACAGTGTTCCGAATACATGGCATTTCATTTCAAAGTTCTTTATGTAGTTTCCTATTCAAGTTCAGTGAATGATGTGatcatgtttttctaaagttttAAGAATTTCATTGAATTTAATGGAAAAAAGCCCTTCTCAGTAGGCTTGTGCAACCTTTTAGGTCCTAatcttaaattttcaataacttCTCCAGGTTTGGGATATTAGGACACAGAAGTTGAAACAAGACCTCCCAGGCCATGCTGATGAGGTATTTTTCCTCCCAAGTCGAGAGGGCTATTCGACTTTTGTGCTGTTAGACTTAATTGTATCTGATCTTTGAGATTTTATTGTGGCAATGTATATGCTGTTGATTGGAGTCCCGACGGTGAGAAGGTAGCCTCTGGAGGCAAGGATAGGATGTATTATGGATGGGATAGACCTTGCAGAGGAGTTCATGGTAGAAATGTCTGAACTGCATAATCGTCGGCAGTTTCCATAGACAGAAAATGATGTATTGATATCTCGACATACTTAGAGAAAACTGAAAGAAATGGCCATATGAATGTTCAGTGGAAGAAGCAACCCTGTTTTCACATGGGAACTGCAATTTTGCAACATTTGTTTCTGGGGTTCACGAGAATTTTTTCAATACAATGTTATAGCCATTGACTATAGTGGATTCTATATAGGTTCTACTATAATCAATGGTCAACATCTAACTGTTGTAAACTGGATATACTGAGTATTGAGTGGAGGAAGAATGAAATGGTTAATTATTCTTTGCAAGATCAATATGTATCCTTAAAATGTTAGCCTAGGGGATCATCTCCCCTCTAAACAGACACTGGTTAGTGTTAATAGTGATTGGTTCCAAGCCATGCAACTGGCATGGGAGGAATCATCAGTGAATCAGGGGCATAACCCATGTCAGTGatttaacaaattttaaaacAGAAGTTAAACCAGGCATCTTTTGTTTTTAGCAATTATTGGAAACTGTCTGGCTGCTGTCATGTACAGAAAACAAGGGAAGTGCATTACTCGAGTAGTAGATAGTCTAATGGTTGGTTTGTTATTGTTGTAGGAACTGCTGTggagaaaaatattatattttattatattaattgaaatatattacaaattgttttaaaattatttttaatatattttttatcctgagaacattaaaataataaaacaattttcCCTTTGCTACTTTTTTCCTACCTCTGTCAAATATGCTCTAAATTAGATGCTGAGGAAGCCTTTTGCCTTCAAGCTTTCAAAAGTGTCTCTGAGTGTCAGCTCCAGAGGAATGAAGCTGAGTCCTAGAGTTTTTGCCTTCTCTTGTGATACTATGTACTGTGGCAAGGCCATGTCGTCACCGTCACATCTGCAATAA
This window harbors:
- the LOC110618669 gene encoding notchless protein homolog isoform X2, giving the protein MMKLRSVKDKFSTVGCVSSKMSRVLLLSSLIKLEESFICFVRTSKSNKLGSEKQIQRDFKCIGRSLSRAVRWWCSWCICSWRDALERYNKMKGNGPERLVSGHQQLVNHVYFSPDGQWVASASFDRSVKLWNGVTGKFVAAFRGHVGPVYQISWSADSRLLLSGSKDSMLKVWDIRTQKLKQDLPGHADEVFFLPSREGYSTFVLLDLIVSDL
- the LOC110618669 gene encoding notchless protein homolog isoform X1 → MMKLRSVKDKFSTVGCVSSKMSRVLLLSSLIKLEESFICFVRTSKSNKLGSEKQIQRDFKCIGRSLSRAVRWWCSWCICSWRDALERYNKMKGNGPERLVSGSDDFTMFLWEPAVSTHPKTRLTGHQQLVNHVYFSPDGQWVASASFDRSVKLWNGVTGKFVAAFRGHVGPVYQISWSADSRLLLSGSKDSMLKVWDIRTQKLKQDLPGHADEVFFLPSREGYSTFVLLDLIVSDL